The following are from one region of the Heliangelus exortis chromosome 2, bHelExo1.hap1, whole genome shotgun sequence genome:
- the LOC139792383 gene encoding uncharacterized protein: MAGAPQAPPLNLSRSLGAAGRGGGRAAPRRAVTAGCRRGRLRRGAVQPAVGRGKTTDPPPGAPQPPVPFRVERSGVLSAPRGSFPKPCRQAERRDFRKLPEVRGGSSATPAARRPCTPAPRHPAPREAGVAHSPSPRSPLAGHHGDGGRGGDPRSRQRRGKDRHCLLRGADAAAEVRREKPPGLQDAPSPAAHPGAAAPLRAETRRAVPCGGARGVLRGVLRAAAGAFPGQPRIFRNLPPGAARRGRDRQRGRRNHVGLRDGYNTFYLEKHYITLRDVTWDS, encoded by the coding sequence ATGGCTGGAGCGCCCCAGGCACCGCCGCTAAACTTATCCAGAAGTTTAGGGGCGGCGGGGAGAGGAGGCGGCCGGGCAGCGCCCCGCCGAGCTGTCACTGCCGGCTGCCGCCGGGGCAGGCTGAGACGGGGAGCCGTCCAGCCCGCCGTGGGGCGCGGGAAGACGACGGACCCTCCGCCGGGAGCTCCGCAGCCGCCCGTCCCGTTCAGGGTAGAGCGGAGCGGGGTGCTGTCTGCGCCCCGCGGCAGCTTCCCCAAACCATGCCGGCAAGCGGAGCGCAGAGACTTCCGAAAACTCCCCGAGGTGCGCGGAGGGAGCTCAGCTACCCCAGCGGCTCGGCGGCCGTGCACCCCGGCCCCCCGTCACCCTGCTCCGCGGGAAGCAGGGGTCGCGCACTCCCCCTCTCCCCGCTCCCCCTTGGCGGGGCACCACGGGGACGGGGGACGCGGCGGGGATCCCCGCTCCCGCCAGCGGCGCGGCAAGGACCGGCACTGCCTCCTCCGGGGAGCAGATGCGGCGGCGGAGGTAAGGAGGGAAAAGCCCCCGGGGCTGCAGGatgccccttccccagctgctcacCCCGGCGCTGCTGCCCCGCTCCGCGCCGAGACgcgccgtgccgtgccgtgcgGCGGAGCGCGGGGTGTGCTGCGGGGTGTGCTGCGCGCCGCGGCGGGCGccttcccggggcagccccgtATTTTTAGGAACTTACCGCCCGGCGCGGCGCGGCGGGGACGGGACCGGCAGCGCGGCCGGAGGAACCACGTTGGACTGAGGGACGGTTACAATACGTTCTATTTAGAGAAGCATTACATCACCCTCCGTGACGTCACGTGGGATTCCTGA